Genomic segment of Vicinamibacterales bacterium:
GACGAAACTCGTGCAGCGAATCGATCGAAAGTGGAAAGGCCGTTTCAATCTGGGCGCCCGCCCGGCTGATCTCGGTGATCGCCATCGGCTCGTACACCATGACCTCGCCCAGGAGTTCTCCGAGGATCTCGATGCGTTCGGGTTCGGCGCGGCGTTCGGATTGTTCCCCGGTCATGGGGGCGAACTATAGCACAGGCGGACGCGGAGCGGCGGTCTGCTAGTTCATGGGCAGTTCAGGACGCATCAGCGGCAGCACTGCCTCCGGCTCGTCGTCCTCGTCCGGCTCGTCGTCGGACCGACCGCCGTCGAACTCATTTGTGTAGGTGAGCACCGGGATGTGCTCGGTGTCCTCATCCAGCTTGAGCATCGACAGAACCTGGAAGCCGAAGGGGTCGTCGATTCCGAGGCAGAGGAGCACGAGGTTCGGCCGATTCCGCTTGATCTGCGAATACGCGTGCTCGACCTCGGTGACGAACACGACGTCGTAGTGTCCGGCATCGAGAACGGTCTCGAGCAGTTCCATCATCTCCTGGCTGCCGTTGACAATCACGACCTTCTGAGTCGCGCGGCCTGCCCGGGGATTGGCGATCTCGCTGACCCTGTTCAGCATCATCGGTCGGTCCTCACTGTCACTCCCGTATTCAAGATCAAGGCCATGATTGGCTGACCCCATGGGGCGCCGAATTCAGGCGTTTTCGCCGATGCCCGTCGCGCGGCTCCACGCTCGGCCGACACGGTGCCTCCTGACAGGGACACGGAATTTCCCGATGAGTAACAGGATGTACTGCAAGAGCTTACAGGTCAGGCCGGGTGCTCGAGCCGGGTGGGCGTGGGGTGTCGATTCTGCTCATGGGTGTCCATGAATCCGTCGACCTGCGCCGGGGGGCGGGGCCGCGCCAGCTGTCGAGGAGGCAGGAACCGCCCATCATTGGCATACAGAAGGTGGATGGGATTGAGTCACTGGGGCGGCGTGCTATTCCGCCCAGCCTGAGGCACAATGGAGCGGGCGACCATCCATAATCAAGATCGCGGAGGAGCGCGTATGGCGATTCGCACGGTAGGGGTGCTGGGGTGTGGCCTGATGGGGGCGGGCATCGCACAGGTGTCGGCGGGAGCCGGCTACCGGACGATCGTCAGGGAGGTGGATCAGCCGACGATCGAGAAGGGCCTCGCGCGCATCCGGAAGTTCCTGGCTGACGGGGTGGAAAAGGAGCGGGTGACGCCGGAGGCGCGAGACCGGACCCTCGCAAGTCTGGAGGGCACGACCCGTCTCGAAGACCTGGCGGACGCCGACCTCGTGATCGAGGCTGTCGTCGAGAACATCGACGTGAAACGCGCCGCCTACGCGGAGATCGAGCGCATCGTGGGCGCCCACACGCTGATCGCGTCGAATACATCATCGCTCTGTGTCATGGAACTGGCCGCCGCGACCGGCCGTCCCGATCGGTTCGTCGGGCTGCACTTCTTCAACCCGGTGCCGCTCATGAAACTCGTCGAGGTCGTCCGGGCGCTCTCCACGACCGACGACACGTATCAGCAGGCCATGGCGTTCGTGCAGTCGCTCGGCAAGCAGGCCGTCGCGGCCCCGGACCGCCCGGGCTTCATCGTCAACCGCCTGCTGATTCCGTATCTGCTGGACGCCGTGCGGGCGTACGAGCAGGGGCTGGGG
This window contains:
- a CDS encoding response regulator, producing MMLNRVSEIANPRAGRATQKVVIVNGSQEMMELLETVLDAGHYDVVFVTEVEHAYSQIKRNRPNLVLLCLGIDDPFGFQVLSMLKLDEDTEHIPVLTYTNEFDGGRSDDEPDEDDEPEAVLPLMRPELPMN
- a CDS encoding 3-hydroxybutyryl-CoA dehydrogenase yields the protein MAIRTVGVLGCGLMGAGIAQVSAGAGYRTIVREVDQPTIEKGLARIRKFLADGVEKERVTPEARDRTLASLEGTTRLEDLADADLVIEAVVENIDVKRAAYAEIERIVGAHTLIASNTSSLCVMELAAATGRPDRFVGLHFFNPVPLMKLVEVVRALSTTDDTYQQAMAFVQSLGKQAVAAPDRPGFIVNRLLIPYLLDAVRAYEQGLGTIEDIDAAMKLGCGHPMGPFTLLDFIGIDTTYYIANIMFEEFREPRFAPPAMMKRMVVAGRTGRKGGRGFYQY